CTGATTCAATTTGAGGACTTTGCAAATGTTAATGCTTTCCGGCTCCTGAGCAAGTACCGCAACAAGTACTGCACATTCAACGATGACATCCAAGGTAACTCCatgacagagacacacacacacacacacacacacacacacacacacatcatctctGTCCATCTCACctattcatttctttcttatcaAACCACATGTCCgtgtaaaatacaaataataaagctTGTCTACCTCCAATTGTTTTGTAAACTGTCTTGGTGAATGCGCGGTGCTTGTGAAATGTTGGCATGTTAGCATGAATAAATGGATGCTGTATGTTGTGTCTCCTGAAGGAGAAATCCCCCCCCTTCTCTTACCATGATCCACTTCTTCTTTGCTAATTTTTAATGTTGCTCTATAATATTCCTTAGGTACTGCTGCGGTGGCAGTAGCTGGACTCCTGGCGGCTCTCCGCATCACCAAGAGCAGTATGTGCGACCACACCATTGTGTTCCAAGGTGCAGGGGAGGTATGTGCGGCACACTTAAAGCAAGACTGTTTGGCTGAAGAGCAAGCACTAAAGCTTAGATTGGGCCCAACAAATCAAGACCGACCCTACCTGAGCCCGTGCACAACACATTAACTGTAATTATGAGCCCGAGACAGATTTAAACCCgaacatttttttatgacttaattCACGTCggaaggagccagttgaggggGTTGgacatctggtaaggatgcctcctgggggcctccctagggaggtgttccaggcacgtccagctgggaggagacctcgGGGAAGATCCAAGACTAGGTGGAGAGCTTATTTCtgcaacctggcctgggaacgcctcgggatcccccagtcggagctagTTGATGTGGCTccagaaagggaagtttggggtcccctactggagctgctgcccctcgACCCggtaccggataagcggacgaagatggatggatggatggatggatggatggatggatagatggaatTTTTTTAATACGTGAGCCGTTATAACTGACATTCTCACCTTCAATTTATAGTTGTTTGAAATACAGAAATCTGTTTAGGATTATCTTAATCATGTAGGCTAAACTGCGTTGCTTGTTTGTTCACAAAGGAACGGAtccaaatgaaaaaacacaacaacaacaaaaattaaactCGAGCTCCCTCAGACGGATAGTGTGGGTAACCGATCAAGGCAGCAACATAATCAAAGCCCTGGAACCATATAGTAGACTTTCTTGTCTCAAAGACCTTATTAATACTGTCCTTCAATGCGGTCTGCATGCCGACTTACTGGTCAACAACGCGGCCAATATAGGAGAGACCATATCTGCTGCGAAAGGACTCCTGAGATATCTGTAATAATTTGGCCTGGTTGCGGAATTATCGAAAACAGCGCTGCAGTTATTGTATGTGGCATGTGAAACCAAACCTGGTAGGGATATGTCATGATGCTCTTCTCTTCCAACACCNNNNNNNNNNCTCTCCCTCCCGTTTGTTTTGCTCCCAGGCAGCGATGGGGATTGCTGAGCTGATCGCCATGGCCATGGAGAAGGAGGGACTCGCTAAGGAAAAGTGTTTGAAAAAGATCTGGATGGTTGATTCCAAGGGCCTCATTGTCAAggtgttttaataaaataaatttacatatatatacatactgaatgcatactgtaaatacattaatCTCTCAGGGTGGATTTTCCCCAAACAGTTTAACATCAGAGGAACAATCAAGGGAAACTTTCTCCATTGTTAGTTTAGACGACATAGTTTTGTCTGTCAAAGACTATGTAACATCACCATCTGTTACACATCTGTATGTCCATGTTATTCATCCCTCAATCCTCCTCTTTGCCGTCCTCCACTGTTTGATTTCTCACTACTTCTGTCACTCCCCCAACaacactctctctttcctctcccctTTATCCCGCCTCTCCTCTTCATACCCACCTCTTTTCaccccctcttttctctctctcattcccaACTGGTTATCCTCCAGTACAGAGGAGCAATTATAAGAAATGCGTCATTCCTTCAGCAGTAAGAATGTTTTTCACAGTGTCTGATGGTCTCATATCTTCTATATCCTCCTCAACCCTTCCTCTCCATCGCCATAGGGCCGAGACCATCTGACCTACGAGAAGGAGAGGTTTGCTCATGAGCATCCAGAGATGAAGAGACTGGAGGATGTGATCCGGGAACTGAAACCCACAGCTATCATTGGTATAGTCTATATCGACGTTCAACTTttgggattgctctgttgctgacGGAAATTACGcgggatttcactcatttaggccgagTATTCGTTGCCTTgggctgtctttgtgttggcgttctaacctctggtggatttctaaggactgtggttaactgctcctcagatctctgcagtggaaatccagacagctagctagactatctgtccaattgtctactttttaaacattaatttgcatcccccccagcctgcctatggtccccaggtgttatgaggtcataaggggaaaagttatctcccctttctctgctatGCACGCCTATAGAATTTGGcacacccatgagagagagacaacatggctttcaaatgagaaaaatggcagttggtcaaggccacacccccagcctccaccttacCTTaccaaaagctacagactcagaaatggcgcatactaaggaaaactcattgtgggactgactttagtggctggaattctgcaccgaggctgaatttcgggaaagagacttcagatacagtattagggaccactaaggtctatataaattAGACTTctggtacagtattaggggaccactgaggtctatttaaaagagacttcagatacagtattagggaccactaaggtctatataaaagagacttcagatacagtattagggaccactaaggtctatataaaagagacttcagatacggtattagggaccactaaggtctatataaatgagacttcagatacagtattagggaccactaaggtctgtataaaagcatccaaagagcaccatgtcatgtgacctttaaccaacttttgaacgtacacgctacaccaaaacaattttttttctcgaGTCTATTTTGAAGAGGCAACATTTCACCTTACGGCACTTAAagccgcccaagatgattgtgattggtttaaagaaatatcaatgaaccagagcatgtaTTTCTCTTATCTTGGAATGCTGTGTGGTGTAGCCATACCCTCCTCCACgacactgtggaggaaggtctggccaaGCGAGACTATCATCGCTAAAACAACAAGCGTGTGACGTATTCATAAGAGAGCCAGTTAACCATTTTGAATGTGTTGAACAGATTGTTGTTCATTCTTTAGGAAAAGCTCCTAAAGAAGTAGACTGAAATAGGCCTGGGCGATATGGAAaatcaaaaataacacaatgtttttttattgtgcaatgATAATGTAGGGTTGACGATTGGTTGACCCATTGACGGCCTGCGTTCTGTCTCAGGTGTGGCAGCTATAGCTGGAGCCTTCAGCGAGCAGATCATCACAGACATGGCTTCCTTCAATGAACGCCCAATCATCTTTGCCCTCAGCAACCCTACCAGCAAAGCAGAATGCACTGCTGAGCAGTGTTACACACTCACAGAGGTATTCACTCAGGGCTCTCTTCATTGCGGTGATATTCTCATACATTCATGGCCATGAAGTTCCTTGGTCTTCTCTAATGAATGggcaaataaaaccaataataATCCTCATTGTGCTGCAGGGACGGGGCATCTTTGCCAGTGGCAGCCCATTTGACCCCGTCACCCTGTCCAATGGGAGGACGTTCTACCCTGGTCAGGGAAACAACTCCTACATCTTCCCCGGTGTGGGCCTGAGTGTCACCGTCGCTGGCATCCAAAATATTACAGAGGGAATCTTCCTTGCTGCAGCAGAGGtaacacacattgacacatgACACGTTCATGGAcatcagaaaaatatttttccgAGTGAAAACGTCACCATTCACGTCACTTCCTGTGGGAATCAGAGGCGGGAAACTGGGGCTAGATTTGACTAACAGAGTTGTCCCAGTTGTTGACCCGTTGACATTTGGTCCACTGGACATATTTCAataacaataaactgtttattGTGGACAAACGCCTCTACCAAGAAACATACACAGATATAACATGtttcaaattattcataaatagGCCCAGGTATAAAAAACACTACACCTTATCCGTGTCCTTTCTCgttcaaaaacaaacacctgtCCATGTGCTGTTTGGATGCTCACAGAAGAAAACAGCAGCGCATCTTTCTTATTGTAGCCTCTGTGTTTTGACACATCTGATGCTAGGCTGCGCGTAGCAGCTGGTGGCAGTCATGCAACAAGTTGTAATGCCAAATATAACATAGCCAatataacagaagaagaagaacacgcaTCCCGATCATGTGAACGCTGGCAGTCGGTAAAATAACGTAATCACAGGGGCGGTCCTTGATATTCCCATATTGCATGAACACAGCAATAATCAGTACATACACaccattttcatgttttttataatatttaatgaACGCAGGAAGTTTGTTCGATCATGTTGTCACTGATCCTCTTCTCCTGAAGTCTCAGTAAAGCCATGCCTTGACAACGAAATGAGTGCCTGGAGCTTTTTAAGGGTACATCCAACGACATTAGGCAAGGTTCCTTATTTTCTTGTTTGGCTCTAAGTCTGAGTCAAACTGTGACTTGAAACAGCCACAAATCTCTCTCCTTCAATATTTCAGTCAGGAGAGACAAGTGAATTAAGTAAAGATGCATGTGTATTATAACAGATGGTAAACAACCGCCCCCATTTTAGCAGCATTGAATGCACTAAAGGCAGAGAATTGTATTTAAACAGAGGCAGCAGTAACAATGTAGCTATGTCCCTGTGCTGTTGGATGGATGAGATCAGCTGATGTGAACAGCTGATATCATGATTGACAGCCATCATGCGTGACTGACTACAGGCCTAAGCATGCAGAAGGATACTCTTCCCGACTGTGTCTATAGCTTCACATGTCCTACACTTAGCATGTTGCGGTGACTTTCTTCGCTACCGCAACCTGAACTGTGTGTTTCACATTCCCCAGGCGCTTGCTCACCTGGTGACGGAGAAAGACCTGGCGGAGGGGAGGTTGTACCCTCCGCTGACCTCCATCAGGGACGTCTCTCTCAAACTGGCTGTAAAGGTTAGAGCTCAATGCACAATGAAGAGCAGATGTACGCTGCCATGTCAaagtaacactttacaataaccaTCACTAATTAAACGGTAAATTGATAGTGAATCACACTTGAGTTAAAAGTGATTCttttaaagtttgttgttgcacacatcataacattttatatagtatattaaGCATTTGTCAATGATCACACAAAACTATCAATGAATGTTATTTGGATGGTGATTATAAAGTGATGATTTTAATACCTTGTTAATGATGAACACATACTTTGTGAAGTGTCTATGAACATAGTTTAGAGGgttgttgtcatggttacactttagttttttatgacacatttgtgacagtgtcatgtcactcttgtgTAGATACCTTTAAGTAAAGTGTTATCATTATCAGtgcataaatcattttttatagATCACTAAACAAAGATTTAATGTGGCCACATTAGTTACATGATGCTTTATTAACCTtcttaataattcataatttactAATTATTATCAGGATTAGTGCCAACTTTATAATAGCCATCCAAATAATATTTAGGGATGGCTTACAAAACTGTAATTAACAATTAACATATGATTTAATTATCTATCTAAATGAATGAACTCTTTCTTTCATTACAAACTCAATacaccctccctcctcctcatcccgtcccctccacCTCCATCCACAGACTAACAGAcacccaaccctaacccccccAGCCTAGGCTGGCTAcagaaactgtgttttttacagtgtgttcaggggacaggcagctagcacaTAGTGAGGAAtggttttttacagtgtgttcaggggacaggcagctagcagatagtgagatgttttttacagtgtgttcaggggacaggcagctagcagatagtgaggagatgttttttacagtgtgttcaggggacaggcagctagcagatagtgaggagatgttttttacagtgtgttctggggacaggcagctagcagaaattgaggagatgttttttacagtgtgttcaggggacaggcagctagcaggtagtgaggagatgtttttttacagtgtgctcaGGGGACTGGCAGCTAGCAGAAattgaggagatgttttttacagtgtgttttggggataggcaactagcagatagtgaggagatgttttttacagtgttttctggggacaggcagctagcagaaattgaggagatgtttttttacagtgtgttcaggggacaggcagctagcaggtagtgaggagatgttttatacagtgtgttctggggacagtcAGCTAGCAGAAATTGAGGAGATGTTTtatacagtgtgttctggggacagtcagctagcagatagtgaggagatgttttttacagtgtgttcaggggacaggcagctagcagatagtgaggagatgttttttacagtgtgttcaggggacaggcagctagcagaaagtgaggagatgtttgctgtatgtggcAAAagaatgttgtagcctaaaaaaagatttattaatgatggttattataagtGTTACCCATGTGTCTTTGATTCTGGATGTATGGGGTCTTATTTTCTCCAACGCTGTGCATTACAGGTCATGGAGTATGCCTACGAGCACAACATGGCGACACTTTACCCGGAGCCGTCCGACAAAGAAGCTTATTTGCACTCACTTACCTATAGCACTGATTATGATGAGTTTGCTGTGGATTCGTACAGCTGGCCAGAGGACAGCATGGTGATGCAGTCatgcaaactttaaaaacactggaCAGAAAGACGGAATGAGCGCTGGAGGGGTACAGTTAACACTGACATGACATGCAATATCATCACAAGACACGATGTTGGATATGAAAGAGACTGTGTGTAGTATTGTCTCATTTATAAATCACTGTGGAATTATTGGTGGCAACACATGTCGAGTTTTTAGGCGTTGTGTGTTTGA
The genomic region above belongs to Etheostoma cragini isolate CJK2018 chromosome 6, CSU_Ecrag_1.0, whole genome shotgun sequence and contains:
- the me1 gene encoding NADP-dependent malic enzyme → MARALVRRESVETEMHKSEDKAKTFVYTKKRGYDVTRTPPLNKGLAFSLEERLQLGIHGLLPPCFNSQDVQLLRVLKNYDMKRDDLDRYVFLMGLQDRNEKLFYRVLASDIERFMPIIYTPTVGLACQQYGLIFRRPRGLFITIHDRGHISTILQNWPGKDVRAVCVTDGERILGLGDLGCCGMGIPVGKLALYTACGGVPPQQCLPVMLDVGTDNETLLKDPLYIGLRHKRVRGQAYDNLLDEFMKAVSDRYGMHCLIQFEDFANVNAFRLLSKYRNKYCTFNDDIQGTAAVAVAGLLAALRITKSSMCDHTIVFQGAGEAAMGIAELIAMAMEKEGLAKEKCLKKIWMVDSKGLIVKGRDHLTYEKERFAHEHPEMKRLEDVIRELKPTAIIGVAAIAGAFSEQIITDMASFNERPIIFALSNPTSKAECTAEQCYTLTEGRGIFASGSPFDPVTLSNGRTFYPGQGNNSYIFPGVGLSVTVAGIQNITEGIFLAAAEALAHLVTEKDLAEGRLYPPLTSIRDVSLKLAVKVMEYAYEHNMATLYPEPSDKEAYLHSLTYSTDYDEFAVDSYSWPEDSMVMQSCKL